The following are encoded together in the Acidimicrobiia bacterium genome:
- a CDS encoding ABC transporter ATP-binding protein produces the protein MMNHRTIRSYRRDRDELQGKRLERDVLKRVLGFARPYRWQLVGFFVGVVLAAIAGAIPPLLLRQLIDHGLPGRYSRHGDLAVVTWVAVAATALAIASAGLSLMQRWFSARIGEGLIYDLRRELFDHVQRMPMSFFTRTQTGALMSRLNNDVIGAQNAITDTMGTVLSNLITVGVTLSVMLGLEWRLTVLTLLVLPAFVIPAQRIGRRLQVITREAMQLDASMNTTIAERFNVAGALVVKLFGHPKRESESFGRRAARVRDIGVKTAMYSRVLFAALALVAAVGTAVVYYVGGRLAIDGTISAGVVAAFVLYVSQIYQPLTQLTNARVDVMTALVSFERVFEVLDFPPSIVDRPGAVDLVAPRGRIELDHVWFRHPAPASVSLPSLEADATLLDTSPSDWILRDVTFAVEPGETIALVGPSGAGKTTTAMLVPRVNEVTEGRVIVDGHDVRDLTLTSLRDAIGFVMQDPHLFHETIRENLRYTRPEATDDELVQACKRARIHDLIESLPDGYDTVVGERGYRLSGGEKQRLAIARVLLKDPAIVILDEATSHLDSESELAIQRALGEALEGRTALVIAHRLSTIVNADRILVFDEGRIVEEGRHDELVHADGLYAELYRTQFGRALDAPA, from the coding sequence ATGATGAACCACCGCACGATCCGGAGCTACCGGCGCGACCGGGACGAGCTGCAGGGCAAGCGGCTCGAGCGCGACGTCCTGAAGCGCGTCCTCGGCTTCGCACGCCCGTACCGATGGCAGCTGGTGGGGTTCTTCGTCGGGGTCGTCCTGGCCGCGATCGCCGGTGCGATCCCGCCGCTCCTGCTCCGCCAGCTCATCGACCACGGGCTCCCCGGTCGGTACTCGCGCCACGGCGACCTCGCGGTCGTCACCTGGGTCGCGGTCGCGGCGACGGCTCTCGCGATCGCGAGCGCGGGCCTGTCGCTGATGCAGCGCTGGTTCTCGGCCCGCATCGGTGAGGGCCTCATCTACGACCTGCGCCGCGAGCTCTTCGACCACGTCCAGCGCATGCCGATGTCGTTCTTCACGCGCACGCAGACCGGTGCGCTCATGTCGCGGCTGAACAACGACGTGATCGGCGCGCAGAACGCGATCACGGACACGATGGGCACCGTCCTCTCCAACCTGATCACGGTCGGGGTGACGCTCTCCGTGATGCTCGGGTTGGAGTGGCGGCTGACGGTCCTGACTTTGCTCGTGCTGCCCGCGTTCGTCATTCCCGCGCAGCGCATCGGGCGGCGCCTGCAGGTGATCACGCGCGAGGCCATGCAGCTCGACGCGTCGATGAACACGACGATCGCGGAACGGTTCAACGTCGCGGGCGCGCTCGTCGTCAAACTCTTCGGGCACCCGAAGCGCGAGTCGGAGAGCTTCGGCCGACGGGCGGCGCGCGTACGCGACATCGGCGTGAAGACGGCGATGTACAGCCGCGTACTGTTCGCCGCGCTCGCGCTCGTCGCCGCGGTCGGGACGGCGGTCGTCTACTACGTCGGCGGGCGGCTCGCGATCGACGGCACCATCTCGGCCGGTGTCGTCGCCGCGTTCGTCCTGTACGTCAGCCAGATCTACCAGCCACTCACGCAGCTCACGAACGCGCGGGTCGACGTGATGACCGCGCTCGTGTCGTTCGAGCGCGTCTTCGAGGTGCTCGACTTCCCACCCTCGATCGTCGACCGACCGGGCGCGGTCGACCTGGTCGCGCCACGCGGCCGCATCGAGCTCGACCACGTGTGGTTCCGTCACCCGGCGCCGGCCTCGGTGTCGCTCCCGTCGCTCGAGGCGGACGCGACGCTCCTCGACACGAGCCCGTCCGACTGGATCCTGCGCGACGTCACCTTCGCCGTCGAGCCCGGCGAGACGATCGCGCTCGTGGGGCCGTCCGGCGCGGGCAAGACGACGACCGCGATGCTCGTGCCCCGCGTGAACGAGGTGACCGAAGGACGCGTGATCGTCGACGGTCACGACGTGCGCGACCTCACGCTCACCTCGCTGCGCGACGCGATCGGCTTCGTGATGCAGGACCCGCACCTGTTCCACGAGACGATTCGCGAGAACCTGCGCTACACCCGCCCCGAGGCGACCGACGACGAGCTGGTGCAGGCGTGCAAGCGCGCGCGCATCCACGACCTGATCGAGAGCCTCCCGGACGGCTACGACACCGTGGTCGGCGAGCGCGGCTACCGCCTGTCGGGAGGCGAGAAGCAGCGTCTCGCGATCGCGCGCGTCCTGTTGAAGGACCCCGCGATCGTCATCCTCGACGAGGCGACGTCGCACCTCGACTCCGAGTCGGAGCTCGCGATCCAGCGCGCGCTCGGCGAAGCGCTCGAAGGTCGTACAGCGCTCGTCATCGCGCACCGGCTGTCGACGATCGTGAACGCCGACCGCATCCTCGTGTTCGACGAGGGACGGATCGTGGAGGAAGGTCGTCACGACGAGCTCGTCCACGCCGACGGGCTGTACGCCGAGCTGTACCGCACGCAGTTCGGCCGCGCGCTCGACGCGCCTGCATGA
- a CDS encoding EthD domain-containing protein, protein MQKLVFLFGRAPGLSHAAFARHYLEVHAPLGLRVTRAMERYVVNLADVDGPPQPFPVDAITEIWTPSADVFFDPSRAFTSPDDGRALMADHQSFIGPMHAYAVEERVVEDGTATGVKYVCLRPARDATSATRHVEDRVVRTFTPDAPPVEGFTFLRFADRDAANAFAATNPGFLVTEHVQKA, encoded by the coding sequence GTGCAGAAGCTCGTCTTCCTGTTCGGGCGTGCACCGGGCCTGTCGCACGCCGCGTTCGCCCGTCACTACCTCGAGGTGCACGCGCCGCTCGGGCTCCGCGTGACGCGCGCGATGGAGCGCTACGTCGTGAACCTCGCCGACGTCGACGGGCCACCGCAGCCGTTCCCCGTCGACGCGATCACCGAGATCTGGACCCCGTCGGCCGACGTGTTCTTCGACCCGTCACGCGCATTCACGTCGCCCGACGACGGCCGCGCGCTCATGGCCGACCACCAGAGCTTCATCGGGCCGATGCACGCGTACGCCGTCGAGGAGCGCGTCGTGGAGGACGGGACGGCGACCGGCGTCAAGTACGTCTGCCTCAGACCCGCTCGCGACGCGACGAGCGCCACGCGCCACGTCGAGGACCGCGTCGTGCGCACGTTCACGCCCGACGCGCCGCCCGTCGAGGGCTTCACGTTCCTGCGCTTCGCCGACCGGGACGCCGCGAACGCGTTCGCGGCCACGAACCCCGGGTTCCTCGTCACGGAGCACGTCCAGAAGGCGTGA
- a CDS encoding MaoC family dehydratase: MTVYERPFGRYFEDFEPGDVYKHWPGKTITEYDDHLFCMITMNHHPLHTDAWYAETQTQFKKNVVVGNLVYSVVLGMSVPDVSGAAIANLEVETLQHKMPTFHGDTIYAETKVLEKRESSSRPDRGVVTVETRGFNQRGEEVCFFRRKVMVWKRDAAKPRQRPYESPE, encoded by the coding sequence ATGACCGTCTACGAGCGTCCGTTCGGTCGGTACTTCGAGGACTTCGAGCCCGGCGACGTCTACAAGCACTGGCCGGGCAAGACCATCACCGAGTACGACGACCACCTGTTCTGCATGATCACGATGAACCACCATCCGCTCCACACGGACGCGTGGTACGCGGAGACGCAGACGCAGTTCAAGAAGAACGTGGTCGTCGGCAACCTCGTGTACTCGGTCGTGCTCGGGATGAGCGTCCCGGACGTGAGCGGGGCGGCGATCGCCAACCTCGAGGTCGAGACGCTGCAGCACAAGATGCCGACGTTCCACGGCGACACCATCTACGCGGAGACGAAGGTCCTCGAGAAGCGGGAGTCGTCGAGCCGGCCGGACCGTGGCGTCGTCACCGTCGAGACGCGCGGCTTCAACCAGCGCGGCGAGGAGGTCTGCTTCTTCCGCCGCAAGGTGATGGTGTGGAAGCGCGACGCCGCCAAGCCGCGCCAGCGGCCGTACGAGTCGCCCGAGTAG
- a CDS encoding HIT family protein has protein sequence MVVRAPNCVFCDIVADDRPAEVVFQSGDVVAFLDQRPLFPGHTLVVPRDHVDTLVDLPHALVEPLFGAVQILAGAVRDAMHADGSFVALNNVVSQSVPHLHVHVVPRRRKDGLRGFFWPRNKYESDDEMARVADAIRDAVARVTTA, from the coding sequence GTGGTCGTCCGGGCGCCGAACTGCGTCTTCTGCGACATCGTCGCGGACGACCGTCCCGCGGAGGTCGTGTTCCAGTCGGGTGACGTCGTCGCGTTCCTCGACCAGCGTCCGTTGTTCCCGGGCCACACGCTCGTGGTCCCGCGGGACCACGTCGACACCCTGGTCGACCTGCCGCACGCGCTCGTCGAGCCCCTGTTCGGCGCGGTGCAGATCCTCGCCGGCGCGGTTCGTGACGCCATGCACGCCGACGGGTCGTTCGTCGCGCTGAACAACGTCGTGAGCCAGAGCGTGCCTCACCTCCACGTGCATGTCGTCCCGCGCCGGCGCAAGGACGGCTTGCGAGGGTTCTTCTGGCCGCGCAACAAGTACGAGTCGGACGACGAGATGGCGCGCGTCGCCGACGCGATCCGCGACGCGGTCGCCCGGGTCACCACGGCATGA